The genomic region TGATGTTGATTTTTTGAACAGGAATGCTGAACTGGGGATTATTATCGGCAACAAAACATATTGGAAACAGGGTTACGGGAAAGAATCCATTGAGCTTTTACTGGATTTTACATTTAATATATTAAATATGAAAAATGTTTATCTGAAAGTATTTGAATTTAATGCTCCGGGAATAAAACTTTATGAAAAAACAGGGTTTAAAATGGCCGGCAGGCTTAGAAAGGCTCTGGAGATAAACGGAAACAGATATGATCTTATATTTATGGATATATTAGCCGAAGAATACAGGTCAGTCTATGTAGATAAGGTATTTACCAAAAGATTTGGAGTTGGGAAAGAATGAGGGAACTACATGTTAATCTGGGAGAAAATTCTTATGATATTCTTTTTGGCAGTAATCTGCTAAAAAATCTTCCGGAATATATAAAGCGAGTTTATAAAGGAAAGAAATTATTTATAATAACAGATAATAATGTGGAAAAATATTATAGAAAACAAATGGAAGAACTGCTGAAAGATTATGATTTCACTTTTTATATTCTGGAAGCCGGCGAGAAATCAAAAACATTGGAAAATGTATCGAAAATATATAAAGCAATGATAAATGCCGCTTTGTCCAGAGATGACCTCGTGGTTGCTTTCGGCGGCGGAGTTACAGGTGATATAGCAGGATTCGCAGCTGCCACTTATATGAGGGGAGTTCCTTTTATACAGATTCCCACTACATTACTGTCACAGGTAGACAGCAGCGTGGGAGGAAAAGTCGGTGTGGATCTTGAAGAGGGGAAAAATCTGGTAGGTGCATTTAATCAGCCGAAGATAGTTTTAATTGATACATCTGTATTAAAGACTCTTACAGACAGATATTTTTTTGACGGTTTGGCGGAAGTGGTGAAGTATGGCTGCATATATGATGAGGAACTGTTCTCTCTTTTGGAAGAATTGAAAAGCAGGGAAGAAGTAATGGAGCATATAGAAGACATATTATACAGATCATGTGATATAAAGAGAGAAGTAGTGGAAGAAGATGAGAAAGAACATGGTCTTAGAATGATACTGAATTTCGGGCATACTGTAGGACACGGACTGGAACAGTATTATAATTATGAAAAATATACCCACGGGGAAGCAGTATCTCTGGGAATGGCAGAGATATTAGAGACCGGTGAGATAGAAGGAATAACTGAGAAAGGAAGTTTTGAGAGAACGAAAAAACTTCTGGAACAGTTTCATCTTCCTGTAGAGGACAAATATAACAGAGAAGATGTACTAAAAATCATGAAAAGAGATAAGAAGAATAAAAAGGGCGAAGTGAATTTTGTAATGATAGAAAAAATAGGTAAGTGCAAAATAGTAAAGATAAGTGAAGATAAGATGTATGATTTTTTATATAAAAACAGATAAAATGGAGGAAAAAACTTGGAGATAAAGATTATACCAACAAAATTAAGAGGTGAAATTAATATACCGCCGTCAAAGAGTTATTCTCACAGAGCAGTTATAGCAGCTGCACTTGCTGATGGTGAAAGCCGTATAGGAAACCTGAATTTTTCTGTGGATATTCAGACAACAACAGATATAATGAAAAATTTTGGTGCAGTAATAGAGCAGGGTGAAG from Sebaldella sp. S0638 harbors:
- a CDS encoding GNAT family N-acetyltransferase, which gives rise to MAEFYKKIIGERCYLSPISMEDVPKYTNWLNDFEVVMSTTLYSRIVDVEAESEALAELKKGYHFAIRLNQTNELIGNIGLNDVDFLNRNAELGIIIGNKTYWKQGYGKESIELLLDFTFNILNMKNVYLKVFEFNAPGIKLYEKTGFKMAGRLRKALEINGNRYDLIFMDILAEEYRSVYVDKVFTKRFGVGKE
- the aroB gene encoding 3-dehydroquinate synthase, which encodes MRELHVNLGENSYDILFGSNLLKNLPEYIKRVYKGKKLFIITDNNVEKYYRKQMEELLKDYDFTFYILEAGEKSKTLENVSKIYKAMINAALSRDDLVVAFGGGVTGDIAGFAAATYMRGVPFIQIPTTLLSQVDSSVGGKVGVDLEEGKNLVGAFNQPKIVLIDTSVLKTLTDRYFFDGLAEVVKYGCIYDEELFSLLEELKSREEVMEHIEDILYRSCDIKREVVEEDEKEHGLRMILNFGHTVGHGLEQYYNYEKYTHGEAVSLGMAEILETGEIEGITEKGSFERTKKLLEQFHLPVEDKYNREDVLKIMKRDKKNKKGEVNFVMIEKIGKCKIVKISEDKMYDFLYKNR